The Gymnogyps californianus isolate 813 chromosome 5, ASM1813914v2, whole genome shotgun sequence genome contains a region encoding:
- the DNAJC17 gene encoding dnaJ homolog subfamily C member 17 isoform X3 — translation MAVDKDLLQLDLYGLLGVGEKASEKEVKKAYRQKALTCHPDKNPDNPRAAEVFHQLSQALAVLTDAAARAAYDKVRKAKKQAAERTQKLDEKRKKVKLDLEAREREAQTHESEEEEIRITRSLEQEIIRLREEGSRQLEEQQRLIQEQIRLEREQHIQGKQERNGAEGKITPKLKLKWKCRKEDETRGGYSKDVLLQILQKYGDVLNLLISSRKTGSAVVEFATVKAAEMAVKNEVGLINNPLKISWLEGQPRNNPSTVLSDSTSQPRTSQMQLLPCSASENSRRPAAFSWQHAHYSSASELCLLPAWSSQPGPVHQSLQIKDSHTLTRPGELWKQLPGESKADC, via the exons ATGGCGGTTGATAAagacctgctgcagctggaccTGTACGGCCTGTTGGGGGTCGGCGAGAAGGCGTCGGAGAAGGAG GTTAAGAAAGCGTACCGGCAGAAGGCGCTGACTTGTCACCCAGATAAGAACCCGGACAATCCCAGAGCAG CGGAAGTCTTCCACCAACTGTCTCAGGCCTTAGCCGTGCTAACAGATGCAGCAGCAAGG GCGGCGTATGACAAAGTGAGAAAGGCTAAGAAGCAAGCTGCAGAAAGGACACAAAAACTTGATGAGAAGCGAAAGAAAGTAAAGCTTG atcTTGAAGCCAGAGAACGAGAAGCCCAGACCCATGAGAGTGAAGAGGAGGAGATCAGGATAACGAGATCATTAGAACAAGAA ATAATCCGCCTGCGTGAAGAAGGCTCCCGTCAGCttgaggagcagcagagactcATTCAAGAACAGATCCGGCTTGAAAGAGAGCAGCACATCCAAG gcaagcaagaaagaaatggagCAGAAGGCAAAATAACTCCTAAACTCAAA CTAAAATGGAAATGCAGGAAAGAAGACGAGACGAGAGGGGGATACTCAAAAGATGTTCTGTTGCAGATCCTGCAAAAG TATGGCGATGTGCTCAATTTGTTGATCTCAAGTCGGAAGACTGGGAGTGCAGTTGTGGAATTTGCTACGGTTAAGGCCGCT GAGATGGCTGTGAAGAATGAAGTTGGCCTGATAAATAATCCTCTAAAGATTTCCTGGCTGGAGGGCCAGCCCCGGAACAATCCCAGCACTGTGCTTTCTGACAGCACTAGTCAGCCTAGGACTTCACAG AtgcagctccttccctgctctgcttcagaaaacagcCGAAGACCTGCAGCGTTCTCATGGCAACACGCTCACTACTCATCCGCTTCGGAGCTGtgtctgctccctgcctggagTAGTCAGCCAGGACCTGTGCACCAAAGTCTTCAAATAAAGGACAGCCACACACTAACTAGACCAGGGGAGCTTTGGAAGCAGCTCCCAGGTGAAAGCAAGGCTGATTGTTGA